Proteins encoded in a region of the Paenibacillus wynnii genome:
- the groL gene encoding chaperonin GroEL (60 kDa chaperone family; promotes refolding of misfolded polypeptides especially under stressful conditions; forms two stacked rings of heptamers to form a barrel-shaped 14mer; ends can be capped by GroES; misfolded proteins enter the barrel where they are refolded when GroES binds) — protein MAKEIKFSEDARRAMLRGVDALANAVKVTLGPKGRNVVLEKKFGSPLITNDGVTIAKEIELEDAFENMGAQLVKEVATKTNDVAGDGTTTATVLAQAMIREGLKNVTAGANPMVIRKGIDKAVKAAVLELKRISKPVEDSQAIAQVASISAADEEVGQLIAEAMEKVGKDGVITVEESRGFLTELEVVEGMQFDRGYISPYMITDTDKMEAVLENPYILITDKKISSTQEILPLLEKIVQQARPLVIIAEDIEGEAQAMLIVNKLRGTFNAVAVKAPGFGDRREAMLQDIAALTGGQVITEKLGLDLKSTTIEQLGNARQVRVTKENTTIVDGSGDKADINARVSQIRSQLEDTTSEFDKEKLQERLAKLAGGVAVVKVGAATETELKERKLRIEDALNATRAAVEEGIVSGGGTALVNVYAAVAAVEATGDERTGVNIVLRALEEPVRTIAANAGQEGSVIVDRLKKEAIGIGYNAATDEWVNMFEAGIVDPAKVTRYALQNAASVAAMFLTTEAVIADKPEPDKGGMPDMGGMGGMGGMM, from the coding sequence ATGGCTAAGGAAATTAAATTTAGTGAAGACGCTCGCCGGGCAATGCTCCGCGGTGTGGATGCTTTGGCAAACGCAGTAAAGGTAACACTTGGACCGAAAGGCCGCAACGTGGTACTGGAGAAGAAATTCGGCAGCCCGCTTATCACTAACGATGGTGTTACTATCGCTAAAGAAATCGAGCTTGAAGATGCTTTTGAAAATATGGGAGCACAACTTGTTAAAGAAGTTGCTACCAAGACTAATGATGTAGCCGGTGACGGTACTACAACTGCAACTGTTCTTGCCCAAGCGATGATTCGCGAAGGTCTGAAGAACGTAACTGCAGGCGCTAACCCAATGGTTATCCGCAAAGGGATCGACAAAGCAGTTAAAGCTGCTGTTCTAGAATTGAAAAGAATTTCCAAGCCAGTTGAAGATTCACAAGCTATCGCTCAAGTAGCTTCAATCTCCGCAGCTGACGAAGAAGTAGGCCAATTGATTGCTGAAGCTATGGAAAAAGTAGGTAAAGACGGCGTTATCACCGTTGAAGAATCCCGTGGATTCCTTACTGAGCTTGAAGTTGTAGAAGGTATGCAATTTGACCGCGGCTATATTTCCCCATACATGATTACAGATACGGACAAAATGGAAGCTGTTTTGGAAAACCCGTACATCTTGATCACGGATAAAAAAATCAGCAGCACGCAAGAAATCTTGCCGTTGCTTGAAAAAATCGTTCAACAAGCTAGACCGCTTGTTATCATCGCTGAAGACATCGAAGGCGAAGCACAAGCTATGCTGATCGTGAACAAACTGCGTGGTACTTTCAACGCTGTTGCTGTTAAAGCTCCTGGCTTTGGCGACCGCCGCGAAGCTATGCTGCAGGATATCGCCGCTCTGACTGGTGGTCAAGTGATCACTGAGAAGCTTGGCTTGGATCTGAAAAGCACTACCATCGAACAACTGGGTAACGCTCGTCAAGTGCGCGTAACCAAAGAGAACACTACAATTGTAGATGGAAGCGGCGACAAGGCTGATATCAATGCCCGCGTAAGCCAAATCCGCTCCCAATTGGAAGATACAACTTCCGAGTTCGACAAAGAAAAACTGCAAGAGCGTCTGGCTAAATTGGCTGGCGGCGTAGCCGTTGTCAAAGTTGGAGCTGCAACTGAAACTGAATTGAAAGAGCGCAAACTTCGCATCGAAGACGCCCTGAACGCAACTCGCGCTGCGGTTGAAGAAGGTATCGTGTCCGGTGGGGGTACAGCTCTTGTGAACGTATATGCTGCTGTTGCTGCTGTAGAAGCTACTGGTGACGAGAGAACAGGCGTTAACATCGTTCTACGCGCTCTGGAAGAGCCTGTACGTACTATCGCAGCTAACGCTGGTCAAGAAGGTTCCGTTATCGTGGACCGCTTGAAAAAAGAAGCTATCGGCATCGGCTACAACGCTGCTACTGATGAGTGGGTAAACATGTTCGAAGCAGGTATCGTTGACCCTGCTAAGGTAACACGTTACGCGCTGCAAAACGCTGCTTCCGTAGCTGCAATGTTCCTGACTACCGAAGCTGTTATCGCTGACAAGCCAGAACCAGACAAGGGCGGAATGCCTGATATGGGCGGCATGGGCGGTATGGGCGGCATGATGTAA
- the groES gene encoding co-chaperone GroES, which translates to MIKPLGERVLVEASEAEETTSFGIVLPDSSKEKPQEGKVIAVGSGALKDGVRVPLEVKEGDRVLFSKYAGTEVKYEGKEYLIMKESDIHAILG; encoded by the coding sequence ATGATCAAACCTTTAGGTGAACGCGTATTAGTAGAAGCGAGCGAAGCGGAGGAAACTACTTCTTTCGGAATCGTACTTCCAGACTCTTCAAAGGAAAAGCCGCAAGAAGGTAAAGTTATTGCCGTAGGAAGCGGAGCATTGAAGGATGGAGTTCGTGTACCTTTGGAAGTTAAAGAAGGCGATCGCGTTCTTTTCTCCAAGTATGCTGGAACAGAAGTGAAGTATGAAGGTAAAGAATATTTGATTATGAAAGAAAGCGACATTCACGCGATCTTGGGCTAA